In Chryseobacterium camelliae, one DNA window encodes the following:
- a CDS encoding outer membrane beta-barrel protein, producing MRIILSSIALLAAGLATAQTQKDTLKPKEKEIEAVALVVRKPTVESKVDRTVFNVANSSILAGNTTWDVLRMTPLVSIDNNDAIKAEGESVTVYINDRKSVFTGKELKEYLATIPADNLMKIEVITSPSSRYESAGSVINIVLKKRDDEGIKGSITLNNRQNTKNSQYTNANLNYHRKKFTQTLVGSYSDNTWVQRNSITNTLYENNDITNINSYSQQRYRSPSLSSTSEYELNEKNNIGVILEYYQSRSFSDSQADAVNFANDLFKYSYAQTQNSSGLGRTLGTNIFYKYYDKEKNRILDVNLGTNYDGQRDDSYFLKNFSNNPLPNEIGILTDTQARNYYVKVDYTQPLGKSGGTIEVGGKMNFNNNSIPNNLYGNQLSGLSQNDIFHYEDNINSLYANYSKTFFKKLETRIGIRYESTSFKIRQDVAGTSRKDGYGAFLPNLLLKYSFSEKLDVSLTYNRNLWRPWYAEFNPFLLPNTDGIYTRGSIDLEPNPSDRLYLKMGLFKKYFLSARYMFTDQDYWTTFVNENGKTISQEANFFGKVKKYYLFANTNQTFLKNKLTVNAGFGWYYIDNSDFNAKNDLKSRDYISYWGGSTNISYTNLFNKNINLSAWVEINNQNNGNSIANNTNVFHNISVTKIFPKTQMEVSLQLMNIFQRPNFDATTYSAQGTFRNASRSDWHGFSLTFVKRFGNQKVKDNTKTDVEKDGGGK from the coding sequence ATGAGAATAATTTTATCTTCTATTGCTTTACTGGCCGCTGGTCTTGCAACAGCCCAGACGCAGAAAGATACCTTGAAGCCGAAAGAAAAAGAAATAGAAGCTGTGGCGCTGGTCGTTAGGAAGCCTACCGTAGAATCCAAAGTTGACCGGACCGTTTTTAATGTGGCCAACAGTTCTATACTGGCCGGAAATACCACCTGGGACGTGCTGAGAATGACGCCCCTGGTAAGCATCGATAACAATGATGCGATTAAAGCGGAAGGAGAGTCGGTTACAGTATACATCAATGACCGGAAATCTGTTTTTACCGGCAAAGAGCTGAAAGAATATCTTGCCACCATCCCGGCAGACAACCTCATGAAGATAGAGGTCATTACAAGCCCGTCTTCGAGATATGAGAGCGCAGGTTCCGTTATTAACATCGTCCTGAAAAAACGGGATGATGAAGGCATCAAGGGAAGCATAACCCTCAACAACAGGCAGAATACCAAAAATTCCCAGTATACCAATGCCAACCTGAATTACCACCGCAAAAAGTTTACCCAGACCCTGGTCGGAAGTTACAGCGACAATACCTGGGTGCAGAGGAATTCTATTACCAATACGCTCTACGAAAACAATGATATCACCAATATCAATTCCTACAGCCAGCAGCGCTACCGGAGCCCGTCGCTTTCCTCTACCTCAGAATATGAGCTGAACGAAAAGAACAATATCGGTGTAATCCTGGAATATTACCAGAGCCGCAGCTTTTCAGATTCCCAGGCTGATGCCGTGAATTTTGCCAATGACCTTTTCAAATACTCCTATGCTCAGACCCAAAATTCCTCCGGTCTTGGGCGTACCCTGGGAACCAATATTTTCTATAAATATTACGACAAGGAAAAAAACAGGATCCTGGATGTGAATCTCGGGACCAATTATGACGGCCAGAGAGACGACAGCTATTTCCTGAAAAACTTCAGCAACAATCCGCTGCCGAATGAAATCGGGATTTTAACCGATACCCAGGCCCGCAACTATTATGTCAAGGTAGACTATACCCAGCCTCTGGGAAAATCCGGCGGGACCATTGAAGTGGGAGGGAAGATGAACTTCAATAACAACAGCATTCCGAACAACCTGTATGGGAACCAGCTCAGCGGCCTCAGCCAGAATGATATCTTCCATTATGAGGATAATATCAATTCCCTGTACGCCAACTACAGCAAGACCTTTTTCAAAAAGCTGGAAACCAGGATCGGCATCCGGTATGAAAGCACGTCTTTTAAAATCCGCCAGGATGTGGCGGGAACCTCCAGGAAAGATGGTTACGGGGCTTTCCTTCCGAATCTGTTGCTGAAATATTCCTTTTCGGAAAAACTGGATGTGAGCCTTACCTACAACCGGAACCTGTGGAGGCCTTGGTATGCGGAATTCAATCCGTTCTTGCTGCCAAATACGGACGGGATCTATACCCGCGGAAGCATTGACCTGGAACCCAATCCGAGTGACCGTTTATACCTGAAGATGGGACTGTTTAAGAAATATTTCCTCTCGGCAAGGTATATGTTTACCGATCAGGATTATTGGACGACTTTCGTCAATGAAAACGGCAAGACCATCAGCCAGGAAGCCAACTTCTTCGGGAAAGTGAAAAAATACTACCTTTTCGCTAATACCAATCAGACCTTCCTGAAAAATAAGCTTACGGTGAATGCCGGATTCGGGTGGTATTATATTGACAACAGCGACTTCAACGCAAAGAATGACCTGAAATCCAGGGACTACATCAGCTACTGGGGCGGTTCCACCAATATTTCCTATACCAATCTTTTCAACAAGAACATCAACCTCAGTGCATGGGTGGAAATCAACAACCAGAACAATGGAAACTCTATTGCGAATAATACCAATGTCTTCCATAACATCTCCGTGACAAAGATCTTCCCGAAA